One stretch of Methanobacteriaceae archaeon DNA includes these proteins:
- a CDS encoding DUF308 domain-containing protein, translating into MEKTGNALVLIILGLIVLAFPLLGLIPYALITGFIVLILGIGLLMSGIMEMGESAGLGILQIILGIIALVLGIGFIFNPGLFGWLAGFIVWIVGLFLIIAGIMGVISKADGSRWNGVVAIIIGILYVIIGNLFKDNPALLGVLIGLWLLITGIIMLVMKE; encoded by the coding sequence ATGGAAAAAACAGGAAATGCGTTGGTTTTGATCATTTTAGGCCTTATTGTATTGGCCTTTCCATTATTAGGACTGATCCCTTATGCTTTAATCACTGGATTCATAGTCTTGATATTGGGTATTGGTCTATTAATGAGTGGAATAATGGAAATGGGTGAAAGTGCCGGATTGGGAATTCTTCAAATTATTTTGGGAATAATTGCTCTGGTTTTGGGTATTGGTTTCATATTTAATCCTGGACTATTTGGTTGGTTAGCTGGTTTCATAGTATGGATTGTAGGATTATTCCTGATTATTGCCGGTATTATGGGTGTAATTTCCAAAGCTGATGGGAGCAGATGGAATGGTGTCGTTGCCATAATCATAGGTATTTTATACGTTATTATAGGAAATCTGTTCAAAGATAACCCGGCCCTTTTAGGTGTTTTAATCGGCCTATGGCTATTAAT
- a CDS encoding ion channel encodes MDRHYKVIFEALLSFLIIIEILFLVLLSIGFAVGIQPDSIYSFGIWDLIICIIILFDFVFFRVIGSNVNKSEFIRENWVYIIASIPLFFISFNIFNLLDYKIIIGLIGILRLYALLKVLKITTRNVLKYPQKTKLDYATFILLLVLIIGSLLFFLVERGVNPEVTSYESAIWYSLVSMTTTGYGDIVPITLIGQIIGVIMIFSGMGYVSLVTATLAFSFIEIFRKASNKASTKLGKTAERLESNLDSHDKKIDEVLKKMEQLEKKIDELEKSNK; translated from the coding sequence ATGGATCGACACTATAAAGTAATTTTTGAAGCATTATTGTCCTTTTTGATAATAATTGAAATATTATTCCTGGTTTTGCTGTCTATAGGATTCGCGGTAGGAATACAACCTGATTCAATATATTCTTTTGGTATATGGGATTTGATTATATGTATTATTATTTTGTTTGATTTTGTCTTTTTCAGAGTCATTGGAAGTAATGTGAATAAAAGTGAATTTATCCGTGAAAACTGGGTATATATTATTGCTTCTATTCCATTGTTTTTCATAAGTTTCAATATTTTCAATTTACTGGATTATAAAATAATTATTGGGTTAATCGGAATACTAAGGCTTTATGCTCTTTTGAAAGTTTTGAAAATTACTACAAGGAATGTCCTTAAATATCCCCAAAAAACTAAATTAGATTATGCCACATTTATCCTTTTATTAGTCCTCATAATAGGTTCTTTGCTATTTTTTTTAGTAGAAAGAGGAGTTAATCCGGAAGTTACTAGCTATGAGTCTGCTATCTGGTATTCTTTGGTTTCTATGACCACTACGGGATATGGGGATATTGTTCCAATTACACTTATTGGCCAAATTATAGGTGTAATAATGATATTTTCGGGTATGGGCTATGTAAGTTTAGTCACAGCTACTTTAGCTTTTTCTTTCATTGAAATATTCCGAAAAGCGAGTAATAAGGCATCTACTAAACTTGGAAAAACTGCAGAAAGGCTGGAGAGCAATTTGGATAGTCATGATAAAAAAATAGATGAAGTACTCAAAAAAATGGAACAATTAGAGAAAAAAATAGATGAACTGGAAAAATCAAATAAATAA
- a CDS encoding DUF308 domain-containing protein produces the protein MAEKNVLSGILAIILGLLVMAFPMFSVFTLSVLTGFGIIFIGIWLIFMGMAAWSTNKGISIASLLLGIIGLIVGIGLFGKILAFSVLVGMVIYIGGFFLIIAGIIALISGQGSAGRWGGLSGIILGVLYLIIGMYALNPLYLAFLIGIFLIINGIFQILMPEPEPELE, from the coding sequence ATGGCTGAGAAAAATGTATTGTCTGGAATTTTAGCAATTATTTTAGGTTTATTAGTCATGGCATTTCCCATGTTCAGTGTATTTACACTTAGTGTCCTAACTGGATTTGGAATTATATTTATTGGAATATGGTTAATTTTTATGGGTATGGCCGCATGGAGTACCAATAAAGGAATCAGTATAGCTTCCTTATTACTGGGAATTATTGGCCTAATCGTAGGTATAGGACTATTTGGAAAAATACTCGCATTTAGTGTATTGGTCGGAATGGTAATTTACATAGGTGGATTTTTCTTAATAATCGCAGGCATAATTGCTCTTATATCTGGCCAAGGCTCTGCTGGCAGATGGGGCGGCCTTTCAGGTATCATTCTAGGTGTTCTATATTTGATAATTGGTATGTATGCTTTGAATCCATTATATCTAGCATTTTTAATCGGAATTTTCTTAATAATTAATGGAATATTCCAAATTTTGATGCCAGAACCAGAACCAGAATTAGAATAA
- a CDS encoding alpha/beta hydrolase, producing MKYFNSKKKFILICFLALILIAVAGFTYYVSDYYHADNAAISALQSTAAYSVENTADSITFTPTGNKSTTGIIFYPGGKVQAEAYATLASKLAENNYTTIIVKMPFNLAFFGANKADSVIAGHPEIKKWIMGGHSLGGVFASDYAVNNQDKISGVIYLAAYPSANASNATFKALSIRGSLDGLTKEQDISDNKNKFPANTTFITLTGGNHFNFGNYEIQAGDNNSTITREEQQNQTVNYIIEFINNL from the coding sequence ATGAAGTATTTTAATTCAAAAAAGAAATTTATCTTAATATGTTTTTTAGCTTTGATTTTAATAGCCGTCGCAGGATTTACATATTATGTTTCTGACTATTATCATGCAGATAATGCAGCGATATCCGCACTTCAATCCACAGCAGCCTATTCTGTAGAGAATACTGCTGATTCCATTACATTCACTCCCACCGGGAACAAAAGCACTACCGGAATAATATTTTATCCTGGGGGCAAAGTTCAAGCCGAAGCTTATGCAACTTTAGCTTCTAAACTAGCTGAAAATAATTATACAACAATTATTGTAAAAATGCCATTTAATTTAGCATTTTTTGGAGCAAATAAGGCAGATTCAGTAATAGCAGGCCATCCAGAAATAAAAAAATGGATTATGGGAGGCCATTCCCTGGGAGGTGTTTTTGCATCAGATTATGCTGTGAATAATCAGGATAAAATCAGTGGTGTGATATATTTAGCTGCATATCCATCAGCAAATGCATCAAATGCCACTTTTAAAGCATTATCCATACGAGGTTCCCTAGATGGACTAACCAAAGAGCAAGATATTTCGGATAATAAAAATAAATTTCCAGCCAATACTACTTTCATTACCCTAACTGGAGGTAATCACTTTAATTTTGGCAATTATGAAATCCAAGCTGGAGATAATAACAGTACCATCACCCGGGAAGAGCAGCAGAATCAAACCGTGAATTACATAATTGAATTTATTAACAACCTTTAA
- a CDS encoding UbiA family prenyltransferase, which translates to MNAYLEILRPFNAMMAVITIVLMAVISGQFTFNVFLAGIVVFISTGAGNAINDYFDHKIDAINRPERPIPSGRISLKTAGIYSLLLFVVAIIIGFIIGLLPGIIVFFSALLMVYYAYSLKTKCLIGNISISFLTGMSFVLGGVVVNELLISIYLGFFAFLMTMAREIVKDMEDMEGDKMEGASTLPIVYGKKVSSIIAAFFMILASLASPALYFLGIFNILYLIVLSVGIVIFLRGSVLILKDQSTQNTKKISKQIKIGMAVVFLAFLIGSSIF; encoded by the coding sequence ATGAATGCGTATTTAGAAATATTAAGGCCCTTCAATGCCATGATGGCGGTAATTACCATAGTTTTAATGGCAGTAATCAGTGGACAGTTTACTTTTAATGTATTCTTAGCAGGAATCGTAGTTTTTATATCTACTGGTGCGGGAAATGCAATTAATGACTATTTTGATCATAAAATCGATGCCATTAACCGGCCTGAGCGTCCCATACCTTCGGGCAGAATAAGTTTAAAAACTGCGGGAATTTATTCGCTTTTGCTTTTTGTAGTGGCTATAATAATTGGATTTATAATTGGTCTTCTTCCAGGAATAATTGTATTTTTCAGCGCTTTATTAATGGTTTATTATGCTTACAGTCTTAAAACAAAGTGTTTAATTGGAAATATAAGTATTTCATTTTTAACAGGTATGAGTTTTGTACTGGGTGGAGTAGTGGTTAATGAGCTACTTATTTCAATTTATCTTGGTTTTTTTGCCTTTTTAATGACCATGGCCCGGGAAATAGTTAAGGACATGGAAGATATGGAAGGGGATAAAATGGAAGGGGCCTCTACCTTGCCTATAGTTTACGGAAAAAAAGTTTCTTCAATAATAGCTGCATTTTTCATGATATTAGCTAGCTTGGCCAGTCCGGCGCTCTATTTTTTGGGAATATTCAATATTTTGTATCTTATAGTTCTATCAGTGGGCATTGTGATATTTTTAAGAGGTTCTGTGTTGATTTTAAAGGATCAATCCACACAAAATACTAAAAAGATTTCTAAACAGATTAAAATAGGCATGGCTGTAGTTTTCTTGGCCTTTTTGATAGGTTCTTCCATCTTTTAA
- a CDS encoding SEC59/DGK1/VTE5 family protein, which yields MVQSDLLGLIFVYGYVAILLLVSEKLLSKYPTFSRKFVHIMVGNVLFILPIFATMKAMAFLAAAPFVVLTFLMSPHSPIKLNHKVSSSGHGLGLVYYAIAWTILALFFFDQPWIIAVGIAAMSYGDGLASLIGARFGKHKYNLLGDTKSIEGSLAMFLVLIFALLGVLIYYGQPINGLTIIMVSLVATLLEGITPKGLDNLTACFGAVATFILMGML from the coding sequence ATGGTACAAAGTGATTTATTAGGATTGATATTTGTTTATGGTTATGTAGCTATTTTACTTTTAGTATCAGAAAAATTATTAAGTAAATACCCTACCTTCAGCCGAAAGTTCGTTCATATTATGGTAGGGAATGTTTTATTTATTTTACCAATTTTTGCCACCATGAAAGCTATGGCTTTCCTGGCAGCAGCACCATTTGTAGTTTTAACATTTTTAATGAGTCCGCATTCACCTATTAAACTTAATCATAAAGTATCCAGTTCCGGGCATGGATTAGGTCTGGTTTATTATGCCATTGCCTGGACAATTCTGGCATTATTCTTCTTTGACCAGCCATGGATCATTGCCGTGGGTATTGCTGCCATGTCCTATGGGGACGGTTTAGCATCATTGATTGGAGCTAGATTTGGTAAACATAAATACAACCTTCTAGGGGACACCAAAAGTATTGAAGGATCTCTGGCCATGTTCCTTGTCTTAATTTTTGCCCTTTTAGGAGTTTTAATTTATTATGGGCAGCCAATTAATGGCTTGACAATTATTATGGTTTCTTTAGTGGCCACTTTACTGGAAGGAATTACACCAAAAGGGTTGGACAATTTAACTGCGTGCTTTGGGGCTGTGGCAACTTTTATACTAATGGGAATGCTATAA
- a CDS encoding thymidylate kinase, protein MRFIVIDGLDGAGKDTHSRLIVEKYVSKGENVVFRSHPESDNKYGLKAKKALLGQGKKNKIKAAFYYAADVIRSLRLYYGKSDTLIFSRYLMGVTYLPLKLAKVFYFVLEAILPTSHYMFFLDVTPEESLRRVSTREETEMFENLEDLKKVRFKALKFTKGWYVVNSCGTIENVQKQIDIILDDLDQINK, encoded by the coding sequence ATGCGGTTCATAGTCATAGATGGTTTAGATGGTGCTGGAAAAGATACTCACTCTCGCCTAATTGTTGAAAAATATGTTTCTAAAGGTGAGAATGTAGTTTTCCGTTCCCATCCAGAAAGTGACAATAAGTACGGCCTTAAAGCTAAAAAAGCGCTTTTAGGTCAGGGTAAAAAGAATAAAATCAAAGCTGCATTTTATTATGCTGCAGATGTTATTAGATCACTTAGATTATACTATGGAAAATCTGACACACTAATATTCTCAAGGTACTTAATGGGAGTCACATATTTACCCTTAAAATTAGCCAAAGTATTTTATTTTGTCTTAGAAGCAATATTACCAACATCGCATTACATGTTTTTCCTAGATGTAACCCCTGAAGAGTCCCTGAGACGTGTATCTACTAGGGAAGAAACAGAAATGTTTGAAAACCTTGAGGATCTTAAGAAAGTGCGTTTTAAGGCTCTTAAATTTACTAAAGGATGGTATGTAGTCAATAGTTGTGGAACTATTGAAAATGTTCAAAAACAAATAGATATCATACTGGACGATCTGGACCAAATTAATAAGTAA
- a CDS encoding small multi-drug export protein, whose product MGVFLLGIVELWASVPAGFVLSLNPIIIGIASSLGAITAAVIVIVIGENIRNRILKSVDKPESSRERLLRKIWNKYGIIGLGLLSPLLFGAPLGVAIGVALGAPRKRLLLWMSVGIIMWTIILVILVLQGINIASTF is encoded by the coding sequence TTGGGCGTTTTTTTATTAGGAATTGTTGAGCTATGGGCCTCCGTTCCTGCAGGCTTTGTTTTAAGCCTTAATCCAATTATAATTGGCATTGCTAGTTCATTAGGGGCCATCACTGCAGCAGTTATAGTCATTGTGATTGGAGAAAATATTAGAAACCGGATTTTAAAAAGTGTGGATAAACCAGAAAGTAGTAGGGAAAGATTATTAAGAAAAATATGGAATAAATACGGAATAATAGGCCTGGGCCTCCTTTCACCATTATTATTTGGGGCCCCCCTTGGTGTGGCCATTGGAGTTGCTTTGGGAGCACCCCGAAAGCGTCTTCTTTTGTGGATGAGTGTGGGAATAATAATGTGGACAATTATCCTTGTAATTTTAGTTTTACAGGGAATTAATATAGCTTCAACATTTTAA